ACGATGCGGTAGGCCACGTAGTCTCTCTTGTCGTCGCTGGCGCCTGTCTGCTCGTCTATGGACTGGCTCACGGACTCAAAATCCTCCGGGTGCACCATGCCCCGGAAGGTGTTGCCCGTCAAGCTTTTGAAGTCATCAAGATCGCTGCACCCGTATATGCGGATGCACTCGTCGTTGACGTAGAGGATCTCCCAGGGCTCCTTCGCTCTGTACACGAAAAAGCCGCCGGGAATGTAGCTGCCTATCTTGTCGATGAGGGCCATGGGATCGCTCCCCGGTCCGAAAAGGTCTTTCATATTTCGTCTCCCCCGGGAGATGTAGCGTTATTTGGTCAGGACGCAGAGTATGCCCTTTTTGGTGATATACTTCACCCTGGCCTTGGCTTTTTTGCCGATCTTGCAGCCCAGTCTGCCTGCGCTGCTGCTGTCGCCTATGACTGTGTTGATGCTGTTGCCCACGTAGCCGATGGTGCCCAGTCCGGGCAGCGTGACCCGTATGGCCTCGGAGTCATAGGTGTTGTCGGGCTCCTTTCTCAGATACAGCTTCATGCCGGGCTTGAGAAAGCCGCTGCCGAACCTGTAGTCGGTGCCCACGAGAGTAAAATAAGTCTTTTTCATATCTGTTGTTCCTTGGTTGTAGTCATATGATCTGCATTGTTTGCGGTCCGCTTTTACGGCCCCTCCCCGCGTCATCCCGGCGCCTCTCCCCGCGTCATCTCGGCGGTTTCGCGTAAGCGAAACCGGTAAGAGATCTACGGGGGCACCGACGGCTGAAAGCCGTTGGGGGGCCGTATCGCGGGGCTGGGATAAAGCCCATCACGCGCCTTTCCCGCCTGTCCCCGGGTCCTCTCCCCGCGTCAGACCTCTTCCCTGGGGTGGCAGGCGTTGGGATACCGTTCCTTCAGGCGTTTTTTCTCGGCGTACATGAGCCTGTCGGCCCGTTCAAACACCTGCTGCAGCGACTTGTCGCCGTCCTTCACGTATTCGGACATGCCGCAGGCCACCACCACGGTGCCGCGCTGGCAGTGGCGCTCGCACATATCCGTCAGCTGCTCCATGATCTCGTGGCGGTGCTCATAGTCCGGGCCGGTGAGAAACACGGCAAATTCGTCGCCGCCCACCCGGTACACCGGGCTGTAAACAAAGAGGCCGCAGATCATCCTGGAGGCCGCCAGTATATATTCGTCTCCGGACTGGTGGCCGTAGGTGTCGTTGATGTATTTCAGGTCGTTGATGTCGCACACCACCAGGGCAAATTCGCTCTGGACCCGGTGGATGATGGCCCAGTCGGTATTTTTTTCTTTTTCCTTGTACGAATGCTTGCTGCCCACGCCGGTAAGGGGGTCCTTGAAGGCTATGTCCAGGGCCTCGCCCAGCAGGGTCTCGCTTTCCAGGGCCCTTTTGCTCATGACGGCGTAGTTGTTGAGCAGGAAGAGAAAGGACACGCCGAACATGGCCGCCACCACCGCCACGCTGCGGGCGTTGACCGCATAGAACCGGGACATCTGTTCGTGAGCGGCCCGGGCGTCATGGGAGATACCCTTTGATGTATAGTACTCCTCCACAGTGTTCATGCCGCTGGAGGCGGCGTTCACCACGGACTGGCTCATCCACACCAGGGAGATGAAGGTCACCAGGGACAAAAGGGTCAGCAGCACCACGATGGAGCGGCCAAACCTGCCGGACCGGTCCTTGGAGAGCACGGCTCTGAAATAGATGAAGCCCAGCACCGACCACACCAAAAACATGAAGTAGGAGCCTGTCTCCACGCTGCCCACGGAAAACAGGTCCGGTATCAGGTTGTAGAGGCCGAAAAAGATCATGATGATCAGTCCGGCCGCGCCGGTGTATATCTCCACCTTGTCTTCCTGCATCCTGGCCTGCCTGAGAGCGCAGGCAGACACGAACCCATAGACCAGGGCGGCGCCTATGGTGGTGACGTCCACTATGTAGGCTATGGCAGTCTGCCCCACGAATATCATCAGGGAGGACACGGCGCCCACCAGAAAATAGGCGTTGGCGGGGCTGCCGTTGCTGTCCAAAGTCATGAATCTGAAGGGTATCACGTGGTCCTGAGCCATGGCGTAAAACAGGCGCGACAGACACAGGCTGTTGCCTATGAGGCTGGTCAGCACCAGCGCCATCAGGGCCAGCATCATTATGACCATGCCCGCAGTCCCCAGATAATGGCGGGCTGCGTAAAAGGCGGGTATGCCGGCGCTGCCCTGCAGGTAGGCCAGCCAGTCAGCGCAGGCGTCGGGAAAGGCCGAGCAGGACAGCAGCATCACAAAGGCGTAGATGAGAAACACCGTGACGATGGCCGCCACGAATATGCCGAACACCCGGCTCCGCCTGAAGGCAAACTCCTCCGACGAATGGGCTATGCTCTCAAAGCCTATGAAGGCCCAGGGAGAGATGACCGCTATCTCCAGCACCTTGGCCAGCCTGCTGCCCTCGCCGGCAAAGGCCGGCGCAAAGGACTTGTCGTGGAGGCACATGGCGGCGACAAAGAGGGCCGTGATAAAAGCCACGAACACCAGCGCGGCCCCGGCCATGACCCGGGCCGTAAGGGACCTGGCACGATTGCACAAAAAGACGATGAGCCCCAGAGCCCCCATGGTCAGCAGGGATTCCCCCAGATATATGTCATAGCCAAACAGGGTGTAGAGCTTGACGAACTGAAACAGGTCTCCGAAGAAATACCGGGCAAACAGGGGTATGGACACCGCGTTGGCCCACAGTATGGAAAAATAGATCAGCGTCAGGAACCAGGACACCAGAAAGCCGTGGTCATAGCCAAAGCACTCCCGGGCGTAGGTGTAGGGACCGCCCGCGCCGGGGTAGCAATTCATCATGTAAAAATAGTTTCTGGCGATGATCAGCATGATGACGGCTCCGAAGAGCAGCCCCAGGACGCTGCCCGCCGGGCCGGCTTCCGCCAGATATGTATCGCCCGTATAGACTACGCAGCCGCCGCCCACGGCGGTGCCCACTGCCAGAGCCCACACCATAAAGGGGCTCAGATACGGACTGAGTTTCTTTTCATTTGACA
Above is a window of Abditibacteriota bacterium DNA encoding:
- a CDS encoding HIRAN domain-containing protein, with translation MKKTYFTLVGTDYRFGSGFLKPGMKLYLRKEPDNTYDSEAIRVTLPGLGTIGYVGNSINTVIGDSSSAGRLGCKIGKKAKARVKYITKKGILCVLTK
- a CDS encoding amino acid permease, with protein sequence MSNEKKLSPYLSPFMVWALAVGTAVGGGCVVYTGDTYLAEAGPAGSVLGLLFGAVIMLIIARNYFYMMNCYPGAGGPYTYARECFGYDHGFLVSWFLTLIYFSILWANAVSIPLFARYFFGDLFQFVKLYTLFGYDIYLGESLLTMGALGLIVFLCNRARSLTARVMAGAALVFVAFITALFVAAMCLHDKSFAPAFAGEGSRLAKVLEIAVISPWAFIGFESIAHSSEEFAFRRSRVFGIFVAAIVTVFLIYAFVMLLSCSAFPDACADWLAYLQGSAGIPAFYAARHYLGTAGMVIMMLALMALVLTSLIGNSLCLSRLFYAMAQDHVIPFRFMTLDSNGSPANAYFLVGAVSSLMIFVGQTAIAYIVDVTTIGAALVYGFVSACALRQARMQEDKVEIYTGAAGLIIMIFFGLYNLIPDLFSVGSVETGSYFMFLVWSVLGFIYFRAVLSKDRSGRFGRSIVVLLTLLSLVTFISLVWMSQSVVNAASSGMNTVEEYYTSKGISHDARAAHEQMSRFYAVNARSVAVVAAMFGVSFLFLLNNYAVMSKRALESETLLGEALDIAFKDPLTGVGSKHSYKEKEKNTDWAIIHRVQSEFALVVCDINDLKYINDTYGHQSGDEYILAASRMICGLFVYSPVYRVGGDEFAVFLTGPDYEHRHEIMEQLTDMCERHCQRGTVVVACGMSEYVKDGDKSLQQVFERADRLMYAEKKRLKERYPNACHPREEV